The DNA region TTGATCTCCCTAAGAGCGAGCTCGTTCTTCCTTCGATTACAGACCTAATGATTGGAGCAGAGACTAACGAGAGGGAGATTAGGGAGATGCTTGGAATAGAGTTCGACGGCCTAAAGAACAAGAGACACCTCTTCTTGCCTGACGATTGGCCCGAGGGTAAGTATCCATGGAGAAAGGACGAGTATGGGGTTGATGACATGATTAAGCACACCCATAAGAGCGTTAAAGAAATAAGGAGGGAGCAACATGGCTAAATCAACTTATTACATCCCCGTTGGGCCAATTCATCCCGCACTAAAGGAGCCCATTAGGGTAGAGGCCGAAGTGGAAGGCGAGAAAATTGTTAAAGTTGACGTTAAGAGGGGCTTTGCCCACAGAGGGATAGAATACATGGGAATGAAGAGAAATGCCATACAAACACTCTATCTCTCGGAGAGAATATGCGGTATCTGTTCAATTTCTCACCCCTACGCATTTGTTTTGGGAAGCGAAAAGGCTTTGGGGATCGAAGCACCTCCGAGAGCACAGTACATAAGAACAGTTATAGCAGAACTCGAGAGGATACACTCTCACATACTCTGGCTCGGTGTTATAGCTCACGAAATGGGCTTTGACTCGCTCCTCTTTTGGACATGGAAGGGAAGGGAAAAGATACTCGATTTGCTTGAGCTCATAACGGGGAACAGGATAAACTACTCTATGTATATGATTGGAGGAGTTAGAAGGGATCTAAAGGAGAGCCACATTAAAGCGATAAGAGAGGCTATAGATTACTATTGGAAGTTCACCGAGCAGATGAAGGAGATATTCCTATCGGACCCCGTTTATAAGGCGAGGACGAGGGGAGTTGCTCAGCTCTCAAAAGAACTAGCATTAAAGCTTAACGTAGTTGGTCCAGTTGCAAGGGCAGCCGGACTTAGGATAGATGTTAGACAGGATACTCCATACGATGCTTATGCAGATATAGATGTTAAGGCCATAGTTCCTCAGGATATCGTTGGAGAGGTCTACGGCGATGGCTACGACATAACTTTGGTCAGACTTTATGAGATAGAGCAGAGCCTTGACATAATTGAATATTGTATTGACAACCTTCCAGAGGGCAAAATTTTGGCAATTCCAAATTATGTTGCCCTTTTGAACAAAATAAAGAAAACACAGGGAGAAGGCATTGGAATGCATGAAGCACCGAGAGGAGAGGTTATTCACTACTTCAAATACGATGGCACGAGAGATGGGCCCGCAGTCTGGAAAGTTGTGGCTCCGAGCTACAACAACATAAACTCTTGGGGGCCTGCACTTCTTGGAGCGGAGGTGGCAGATATCCCAATAGTTGTGGCATATATTGACCCATGTATGTGCTGTAACGATAGGATGGCCGTTGTTAAAGACAGCAGTGGAAAAGTGCTTCCCTATGATCTTATTAGAAAGAAGGCGATTGAAAAGACCATGAGAATTAAGAAAGAACTGGGGGTGAGAAAATGACCCCCGAAACTCTTGCTTACAGCATTGGCTTTCCACTTTTAGGAATTTTCCTAGGTTTAGTGTACAAGGGTATGGATAGGAGAGTTTCAGCTAGGCTGACCTCTAGAATTGGACCCCCAATAAGGCAGCCATTCTGGGATGTTGGAAAGCTCCTGCTTAAAGAAACGATAGTCCCTGAAAATGCAGTAGCGTGGCTCTTTAATGCCATGCCTATAGTATCACTAGCGGCTTCACTTACGCTACTCCTCTACATACCATTTGGTGTCCTTGAGGCTCCTCTTGAAGGATATGGTGATTTGGTGGTTATACTTTACTTGTTCACACTCCAGTCACTTGCAATGGCAATTGGAGGATTTGCCTCTGGAAGTCCGTTCTCATCAGTTGGTGCGCAGAGAGAAATGGTGCTCATGATGAGCTATGAGTTGCCGTTAGCAACAGTAATCGTCGGCTTTGCCCTAGTCTACAGGAGCTTCTCCCTCACGACAATAGCCTCGACACCTGTTTGGAGTATGGTAGGACCTTTAGCGGGAATTGGCGTTTTACTGCTGCTCGTGGCTCTCTTGGTGGTCACTCCTGCAGAATTAGCAAAGCTCCCCTTCGACATAGCTGAGGCTGAGACAGAAATCTGTGAAGGTATGCTCGCTGAGTACAGCGGAAGGAACTTAGCTTTGTTCTACCTCTCAGATGCCGTTAGGGGCTTTGCAATGGCTGCCATAGAAGTAGTGCTCTTCATACCATTTACACTGAGCTACATCTTTGGCCTCAACCTCTCTGGAGCAACTCTTTACATAGTTGAGGGTCTATGGTTCCTCTTTAAAGTGGCTATAGTCTATATCCTTGCAATAACGATAGTGAGGACTTCATTCGGCAGATTCAAGATAGACCAGGCATCGAAGATATTCTGGGTTTACGTGAACATCATAGCTCTCCTTGGACTGGCTTTAGTATGGGTGGGGGTGTGAAGAATGCCAACCAAAATGATGTTTTTACTCTTAAAGCAGCTCGTTCAAAAGCCTTTCACCAACCCGTTCCCTGTTAAGCATGCTCCCAAGAACGTCACAGAACTCATTGAAAAGGTACAAAAGGGAGAAGTTAAAATACATCCTCCTGTACCTGTTCCGGAAGATTTTAGGGGAAAGATACACTACGATCCAGAGCGCTGTATAGGTTGCAGACTCTGCATAAAAGTTTGTCCTGCAGATGCTATGGAATGGATACCTGAGCTGAGAAAAATACGACACTATGCCTCACGCTGTATGTTCTGCGCCCTGTGTGTAGACGTCTGCCCCGGCAAGAAGTTCCCGGGAGAAGAAAAAGCAGTAAAAGCCCTTGCAATGAGCGAAGATTTCCTCTTGGCGGACTACGACAAGTACAGCGACAACTTAATAGAGGAGCCTCCAGAAGCAAAGGAAAAGGGGATTTAGTTTTCCTTTTTTATCTTACATACCAGATCGTCAGCACCATCAGAATATACGCCAGTATGCTGAGGATGATGTGGACTTTAACCCATGCTTCCCTTTTCTTTGATAAAAAGATAAAAGCCCCGCTGAGCATGCTTAAACTCATAAACGCGAAGGTCAGATAGCCCAGGGTGTAGTGATCAATTACAACCATTTCCTCACCCCGGAATGCCGACTGGGAAGATGTATAGAGGTGCTCCCTCAGTTTCGACAACCTCGGCCACTTCATCGTCATGAAATGCCCCTACCGCAACAGTTCCCAATCCCAAAGCCGTCGCTTGCAAATAGATGTTCTGCCCGATATGCCCCGCCTCCATGTGGACGTACCTAACTCCTCTCTCGCCGTAGTAGTTTGTCGTTCTCTCATAAAATGCTACTAAAACTATGTTGATTGCAGCTTTTCCAACCCAATCCTGGTTTAGCGCTGCTTTCTTCAGATCTTCTCTAAAATCACCTTCCTTGATTAAGGTCAAGCTGTGCTCAAAGGGGTCGTAGTGGTAAACTCCCGGCGTGAGGCCATCAACATTTCCAACCACGACATAGGTCTCAAAGGGATAAGTTGCCCCTGCACTCGGAGCGCTTCTAAACTTTCTCCTTTCTTCAGTAATTCCCTGAGAGGCCCACAAAAGCTGGGAGAGTTGCTCTAAGGTCAGGGGCTCGTTTTTATATGAACGTATGCTCCTCCTTTTTGCTATCGCCTCTTCTACGCTCATCTCTCCTTTAAAACTCGGTTCCGGAAGCTTTATAACTTCCCCATAATACTCGACGCTTTTTTTGCGCTCAATAGATGGCTTAAACAGAATTAGAAGTGACGAAACGATTACCATAAATACCACCAAATACGCAACTTTTCGATACCCCATATTCATGGATTAGCTTTCATAGTATTTAAGTTTGGAGTTATTGCACTTCCTAAATCTGTCCAGAAAACGATATATACCCACTTATCAAATTCATGAACGGTGATTCTTATGAAAATCCCAGAGGACATTAGAAAGGATATACCGCTTACTCAAGAGGTAATCTACTTCGACAACACAGCTACATCCCTAACACCAATCCCCGTAATCGAAGCTATGGACGAGTACTACCTCAAGTACAGAGCCAACGTTCACAGGGGAGTGCACCGCCTTTCCCAAAGGGCTACCCATGAGTATGAGAATGCGAGGAAAGTGACAGCAGACTTCATTGGTGCAAAGTTTGAGGAGATAGTTTTCACAAAGAACACGAGCGAGAGCTTAAACCTAGTCGCCCTCGGTTTGGAGTGGAAGAAGGGCGATAAAATCGTGACAACTCCATATGAGCACCACTCAGACTTATTGCCTTGGCAGAAGGCTGCGAAGAAGTACGGAGCAAAGCTTGAGATAATCGAAGGCGACGATGAAGGCAACCTTGATTTGGCAGATGCAGAGAAGAAAATCAAAGGAGCTAAGCTCGTCGCTATTCAGCACGTCTCCAACGCTCTCGGTGTTATCCATGAGGTAGAAGAGATTGGGAAGATGGCAAAAGAAGAGGGGGCCATATTCGTCGTAGATGCCGCTCAAAGCGTCGGCCACATGGAAGTTAATGTTAACAAGCTCCATGCTGACTTTTTGGCATTCTCAGGTCACAAAGGCCCAATGGGACCCACTGGTATAGGTGTGCTCTACATTAGGGAAGAGTTCTTCGATACATTTGACTCCCCTCTAGTAGGCGGCGGGACAATTGAGGATGTTAGCTTGGGGGAGTATACACTTACTCAGCCTCCAGAGCGCTATGAGGCAGGAACCCCTAACATAGGTGGAGCAATAGGATTGGCAGCTGGAATCAAGTACATCCAAAAAATTGGCTTGGACAAGATTGAAAAACAGGAACACAAGCTCGTTAAAAGAATCACAGAAGGCTTAAGCGAGTTGGAAGTACCTTGGTATGGTCCTAGAGACCTCAAAAAGCACGCTGGAGTTGTGAGCTTCAACGTTCCTCCGCTTCACCCACACGACGTTGCTGCCGTCTTGGATGAACACAACATAATGGTTCGCTCAGGCCACCACTGCGCTATTCCAGTGATGAAGCGCTTAGGAATCAACGGAACTGTTAGAGCTTCGTTCCATGTCTACAACAGCCTCGAGGAAGTTGAGACCTTCTTAAGCGTCATGGAGGAGCTCGTCAAGAGCTTGCGTTAGCTCTTTTCTTTGCTTTTTTCAATAAAGTGAAGCATCATTTTTCTCTGAAACATTGGGATGAACGGAATTGTTATAATTAGGCCTTTAAGGATTCCCCCTTCCTCATAAATCAAAATGGATTCCTCTCCATCTCTAACAAAAATTCCCTTTACATTGTAGGGTGTCTTATTTGAGAACAACGCTTCTGCGAGTACTTCCCTAAAGTCTTCTGATTCTCTATCTAAAATCTTTTCAAGCTGTATGCACCTCGCCTCTCCAAATCGGTTTAATGCATTAAGATAACGCTTGTTTTTCTCGAGAAGAAGAATCTTTACATCTAATCCTCTATGCTTTACCTTTTCAAAGGCTTTCTTAAATTTCAAAGCTAGCTTCCCATCCACAAAAGCTATTATGAGTTCTTTCTTAGCTCTGTCCGCTAAATCTTCAACTTTGCTTTTTATGTTCCACTCTCCTTGGAGAGACCAAACAGGCATCCACTCTTCTCTTTGCTCCTTTTGATAGCTTTTCAACTTAATTATGACCTCTTCGGAGGATTTCAAGTATTTATCCCTCAATGAAGCGATTACTTTCTCGGGCTCCACTGCTCTAAAGTATGTAGGATTTCCTTCGCTTATATCTACGAAACCTTTCTTATGAAGCTCTTTTAAGACATCATAAACCCTCGGTCTTGGAACTTCACTCTCCTTGGCTATTTCACTTGCCTTTGATGGTCCCAAAACCACCAAAGTTGCATAAATCCTTGCCTCATACTCTCTAAGACCAAGAAGCTTAAGCTTCTCAATAATTACTTCATCAACTATTACCATTTTAGTCACCTTCAATTTTGTAACTCACTTAGTTACAACAATCTTATATATCTTTCTACGAGACCTGCACTCAGGTGATTGAAATGGGTGGAGATGCTTTAATCGTTAGAAACTTGAAAAAGAGCTATGGACATTTAGTTGCTGTTAATGGGCTCTCTTTTAAAGTCAGTGAGGGTGAAATCTTCGGCCTTTTAGGGCCGAACGGTGCAGGGAAAACCACCACAATAAAAAGCATTTTAGGACTTCTAAAGAAAGACGCTGGGGAGGTTTACATACTTGGAAAGAAGATGCCTAATAAGGAGATTTTGAAAAAAGTAGGTTACATGCCGCAGGAACTTGCCCTTTACTTAGACCTAACCATAGAGGAGAACTTAAAGTTCTACGCTCGCTTATATGAGCTCACAAAAGAAGAATTTGAAAATAAAAAGGAGAAAATCCTAAAGCTTGTGGGGTTAGAGGGTTTTGAAAACAAATTAATAGCCGAGCTAAGCGGGGGTATGCAGAGAAGAGTCTCTTTGGCTTGTGCACTTTTGCATGAACCTGAGTTCCTGATTTTAGACGAACCAACCGTAGGAGTTGATCCTCACTTAAGGGCTAACTTTTGGGAGCATTTTAGAGAGCTTTCAAAAAGAGGCGTGACGATTTTAATCACAACTCACTACATGGATGAAGCTATGAAATGCGATAGGATTGCCATAGTGTCAGAAGGAAATATAGTGACGGTCGATAACCCAAATAAAATAGTAAAAGAAACAAATTCGGAGAATCTTGAGGAAGCTTTTCTAAAATTGACACTCTATGGGGTGAGAGCATGAAGTGGTATAGAGTTTCTGCTGTTACAAAAAGAATCTTTTGGAGACTTAAACATGATAGGAGGATGTTAGCTTTTGCGTTAATAGCTCCTATAATAGCTATGACAGTTTTTGGCTTCGCATTTGGAGGTGAAATTAAGGATGTTAATATAATAGTTGTGAACCTGGATAACGGACATTTTGCATCAGAAATTGTGAAAAATCTTGACAAAGAGATATTTATCATTGAAGAGCGTAGTGATTTGCAATCTTCAATAAATGAGGTTAAAGAAGGAAGATATTGGGCTGTGCTGTATTTTCCGGATGACTTTAGCAAAAATGTGCTTTTAGGAAAAGCCGCTGTAGAGGTGTATCTTGATAAGAGCAACGTTAATGTGGCGGAAACTATAGTGACTGGTGTTAACAAAGCTCTAATGGATACTCTAATTGAAAAAGGACTTAGATTCCCAATAAGTATAGATTACAGCGCGATTTACGGAAAAGAGGCAAAGTTTATGGATATGTTCCTACCGGGCATAATGTCGTTAGCCGTATTCATGCTTTCCACAATACTTTCGGTGCTCTCTTTCATTGGTGAAAGAAACATGGGAACGCTGGAGAGAGCTTTAGCAACCCCCTTAAAGGAAGAGGAAGTTGTTATCGGCTACTCAATCGCATTCGGAGTATTGGGAATAATTCAAGCTTCAATAATGATGCTTGTGGGCATATTTGGCTTCAACGTCAAAATTACCGGGAATCCAGTTTTGGCTTTTTTCATAGTTTCTCTGCTTGCAGTAGTCGGCGTAAACCTCGGAATGCTTCTCTCAAGTGTAACAAGAAGTGAAGGCCAAGCAGTGCAACTTATTCCAATAATAATCCTCCCAACTTTCCTTTTAGCTGGAATATTCTGGCCAATTGAAGCGATACCAAAGTACCTAAGGCCGTTTTCCTATCTGCTACCCCCAACTTATGCCGTAGATTCCCTGAGATCCGTTATCATAAGAGGATGGGGAATAGAAAAGGTGTGGCATGACGTTGCTGTTTTAATAACCTTTGGAATTTTATTTTTGAGCTTAGCAATCTTCAACATGAAGAAAAAGCAATGAAAATCTTTTTATCTCTTTTTTCAAATGATTACTTGAGGTGATTTCTTATGCTTATTGCAAAACCGTGCACAAGCATGAAGGCGATAAACATAACTCCTGAGGAAAAGCTCGATGTGGATTTAGAGGAGCTTTGTGAGTGTTTAGCTGAAAAAGGTTATCAAATCAAGAGGGTTACGCGCTTCCTAGCATTAGTGAAGAAGACCTACGACATAAGCCTCTTTCCGAGCGGTAAAATTATTGTGAAAGACACGGATGATGCAGAGGAAGCCTTAAAAATTGCCCAGGAAATCTACGAGTGCATGAAGGACTATAAGGTGATGTGATGTTTAACATTGAGGATGTTAGAGAAGTTATCGATAGAATTAGGGAAGAGAACGGGTTTGAAAAAGTGCCCTATGTTATAGAAGAGCTAATTTATGATGAAGAAAATGACAGGCTGTTCATAATAGGGCAGGATAGGACGGATAAGAGTGCCATAATTGGGAACAGCTTTGTGATAGGAAAGCTCAAAGAGGCTTTGGGCGTTAAGCAGATTACTGTTTATTCGAAGCTCGATTTGCTGATTAAGAGGAAGAAGATTGAGGAACACTTAAAGCTGATAGAAGGAACGCACGTTGAATTTTTAAAGCCTATCCTCGAGGCCGAGCTCGAGTACCCTCCAATGAGGTGGCCAAAGCTTCAAAATAATGGGCGAGCTTTAGTTTTTTTAAGCATCTACGCGAAAGCTCTTCTAGGCTTTGCCGAGGCCTTTGGACTTGAGCCCGTTAAGGTCGGCATAAAATACGCGTTTCCGCAGATTGAATACGAACCCATTGAGGGGGATAAACTCTGGATTTATGAGCCAAATGAAGAGGCTCTTATTAAAGAAGCAAAAGAACGGGGTCTGGACATAGTCATGAGCGACTTCCCCTTTAGCGTTAAATTTAGAGAGGACATTGCTCTGATAAACCCTATGCGCCTCCTCTACGTCCCCCACTTTAGGATTAAGCACCTATTCGGCTTCATCTTTCCAACTAGGCCATTCATAGATAAGATTGCCTTTCTTGACTTCATCCTAAGGCTTGCCCGCGATACACTAATGGAACCTACAGATGGTGCGAGGCTTATTTGGAGCGTCTGGAGGCGCTAAACTTCAAAAATAAAAAAAGAATCAAAACTTCAGGACTCTAGCCAAAACAATTAAGGGATCCCAGACTGGAGCAAAGGGTGGTGCGTAAGCTAAGTCTGCAAAAAAGATGTCTTTTGTAGTTAATCCTGCTTGGATTGCAACTGCTGCCGTGTCAACCCTTGCGAGAATCTCTCCGCCAGCGACCTGTACTCCAAGGAGCTTTTTAGTGTCTCCGTCAATGACTCCTTTGAGCCATATCCTCTTTCCACCAGGATAGTAGTGGGGCTTTGTTCCAGCTTTTATGAATGCGGTTTCAACATTATAACCCGCTTCTTTGGCTTCACTTTCTGTTAATCCAGTTTTTCCTATCTCCAAGTCCATGAATTTGGTTATTGACGTCCCCAAGACTCCTGGGAATTCTAAGCTTAGGCCCGCTATGTTAGTCCCAGCAACGTAGCCCATTTTATTGCCTGCCGGGGCCAGCGGGAGCCACACCCTCCTGCCTGTTATGAAGTGCTTTGTCTCTGCTACATCACCAGCTGCATAGACGTTCTCAACGCTCGTTTGCATCCTCTCGTTTGTCCATATAGCGCCTGTTTCCCCTATCTTAACTCCAAGCTGCTTGGCCAGTTCAACGTTTGGTTTTATTCCTGTGGCTATTATAACGAGATCAGCTTTGTATTCGCCCTTATCCGTAGCAACCTTTTCCACTTTCTCTTCTCCAATAATCTCTCTCGTATGCTCATTTAGCTTCAGGTTTAAGTGCTCCCTAAGCTTCTCTTCAACAACGTCTGTTATTTCTTTGTCGAATGTTTTCCTCAAAACGCGCTCGCTCCTTCCAATGAGCGTTACGTTTTTCCCTTGGGCAACAAAAGCTTCGGCCATCTCTAAGGCTATATAACCTGTTCCAATGACGACAACATCTTTGATTTCATTTTTTTGCATGTACTCTTGGATGGCGACTGCATCGGGTGGTAGATCTGCAGTGAAGACTCCATTTAGGTCAACGCCTTCTATTGGCAGTGCCTTTGGTGATGCACCATTAGCAAAGACAAGGTAGTCCCACTCGTATTTGTGCTCTCCATCGCTCTCCTGAACCACTATATTACCCTGCTCAACCTCTATTACCTTAGCGTTTAAGTGCAAATCAATGCCGCGCTTCTTTATGAAGAACTCTGGTGGATAGTGCATGAGCTTTTCCTTTGGTGAAATCCCCTCGACAACATAGGGGACGCCGCATGGAGCGTGGCTAACCCACTCCGTTGCTTCAAAAACTTTGACATCCCACTCAGGTTTCAGCTTTTTTACCCTCGATGCGGTGCTCATTCCAGCGGCACCGCCACCTATAATAACTACGCGCTTCATTTTTCTTCACCAAGAATAGGTTTAAAACCAAAGGTTAAAAAAGTTGATGGACAAAAATGTGGTTTAGTTCACTCTTTCTTACCCTCAACGTAGTATCTTCCTTTTATCTTCAGGAGCTTGTAGACCTCCCCCTCTTGAAGCTCGAGCTTTGGCTTCTCAATCTCAAAAGTCTCATAGCTCTTCATGTCCATAAACTGGACTTCATTCGGAGTTAGGCTCGTTACCATGGCCTCGCTTTTTTCATGCTCAACCAAATCCATTTCGTCCCTCTTCACGCTCTTCCAGTCTTTGTGCTCGCTCTTATGGGTTGCTAAGTTTATGAGGTTAATTCCCCTTCCATCAAGCCCTTCAACGCGGTAGATATTTCCGTTTTTATCCCCAACTATGTCCCCTTTTACAAACTTGGGGAGTCTAATGCTAATGCTTGCCCTTTGAACTGGCTTGCTCCTAAGTCTATCTTGGCCTATGAGTTGGTAGGCTTCACTTATGCTTCCGCCGTACCTGTCCTTTATAGCTTGGGCAAGCTTTCTAGCTGCTTTAGTTGAACCCATATAGAAGTCCAGTCCTTCGTCTTTCTCTACAGTATCCTGGATGAAGCCCATTCTATCTCTCTTCATTATCTCATCGACCTTTTCCTGAACGAGGTTTGCTATTTCATCTCTTTCCTCTTTACTCAGCTCTCTCCCCTCGGCCCTAACTTGAAGAATGGCCTCAAAGTAGCCTCCCAGGAACTTTTGGCACCTTGGGCAAACGGTCTGCCTCACGTAAACCACAACTTCCTTACTCTCTTCATGGAATTCTATTTGGAGCTCGTGGATTTTGGCTTTAACTCTAATATAGTAGGTCACTATAGCTGGGAAGTGTTCCACGTGCCAGTCTATAGGCTCAAAGCTTACGTAGGCTTTTCCCACAGGAATTTCTTCAATAGCATCTAGCTCCTCTTTCTCTACTATCTCCACCCCTTTAATGCGCTCATCAAGGAGGAGGTTTTCCAAAAGGGCGTTATCTGCAACTTCAAAAATAAGCTCATCCAATTCATAGCTCTCCGGGTCAACCCAAACACCTCTCTTTTTATAGCTCCCACAGTTCTGACACAGTTCAGTGTTTATCTCGCTCTCCATCAAAAGCACAGGGTTTTCCTTCCTAAAGCACACTTGGCATAGGCCGTCTATTAAAGGCCCTCCTTCACTCTCGCTTATTCCACACCGGTAACAAAATCTCTCACTCATCTTACTCACCATATCATTTTAGCTATCTGCGCATGGGGAACTCCCTGAATCCTTAAAACTCTATCTGCATCGACATAGCCGAGCTCTATGGCTTTATCAACACACCTCTCACCAGTTAGGTTTACTATGGTGGCTTTTTCTAAAAGCTTTCCCAGCTCATCTGCTTCAACTAGCTCTCCCTTATAAAAGCGCTCTTTTACTTCGAGCTTGAGTTCACCTTCGCGAAAGGTCTTGCCCAAGAGCTCCTCGTCGCACGCTGCCACTAAAACCTCTCCCTGGACATGATAAACCTTAACGTAAATCCTCATTTAACCACCGATTAAGAATAGCAGAGAAAGTTTAAAAAGCTAATCAAGTTTTCTGACAATTAACTTTATGCCGTTCGTATCGACAACAACCACTTCATCGCCTTCTTTGACTTCATTTAGGGGCTTTGAGAGCCAAATTTCCCCTTCTAATTCCACCCACACTTCATCTTCTTTTATCTCTCTGACTTTTCCCCTCTTTCCCTTCAGCTCAAATGTGTATTTTGGCTTTCCAATGTCTTTCGTCTCTTTTCTTATGAAGCGCGCAAAGAGCTGGTAGCTCACGACTGCAACGATTAATGAGATTATGAATGCCACGTTAAAATCAATATTAAGCGCTAGCAGCAGACCTAGTGCGGCAAATGCCATTCCAATTGGCGTTATAAATGCTGCAACCATCATGTCGAACACTATTATGAGAAGCCCCAAAATTAAAAGTAAAATGGGGAGGTAGTCCATAGTTGCTCACCGCTTTACTCTTTGTTCTCTGAGCTTATATCTTTTCTCTCCCCCACCTTTTGGAGAACCCGCAGGAGACCTATTAGTGACTCGGTATCATAGGGCACTATGAGGTTTCC from Palaeococcus pacificus DY20341 includes:
- a CDS encoding DUF424 domain-containing protein gives rise to the protein MRIYVKVYHVQGEVLVAACDEELLGKTFREGELKLEVKERFYKGELVEADELGKLLEKATIVNLTGERCVDKAIELGYVDADRVLRIQGVPHAQIAKMIW
- a CDS encoding NfeD family protein, whose translation is MDYLPILLLILGLLIIVFDMMVAAFITPIGMAFAALGLLLALNIDFNVAFIISLIVAVVSYQLFARFIRKETKDIGKPKYTFELKGKRGKVREIKEDEVWVELEGEIWLSKPLNEVKEGDEVVVVDTNGIKLIVRKLD
- a CDS encoding 60S ribosomal export protein NMD3; this encodes MSERFCYRCGISESEGGPLIDGLCQVCFRKENPVLLMESEINTELCQNCGSYKKRGVWVDPESYELDELIFEVADNALLENLLLDERIKGVEIVEKEELDAIEEIPVGKAYVSFEPIDWHVEHFPAIVTYYIRVKAKIHELQIEFHEESKEVVVYVRQTVCPRCQKFLGGYFEAILQVRAEGRELSKEERDEIANLVQEKVDEIMKRDRMGFIQDTVEKDEGLDFYMGSTKAARKLAQAIKDRYGGSISEAYQLIGQDRLRSKPVQRASISIRLPKFVKGDIVGDKNGNIYRVEGLDGRGINLINLATHKSEHKDWKSVKRDEMDLVEHEKSEAMVTSLTPNEVQFMDMKSYETFEIEKPKLELQEGEVYKLLKIKGRYYVEGKKE